The proteins below come from a single Chelmon rostratus isolate fCheRos1 chromosome 12, fCheRos1.pri, whole genome shotgun sequence genomic window:
- the pex19 gene encoding peroxisomal biogenesis factor 19, producing MASGTGEPSGHDAELDELLDSALNDFDKASAPPACEPAAASSSASSGAEKPPLLEDCKLFETLFEGDMATQAKEEWEKAMTELAQEEPELLQHFNKLSEAAGKVGTDTASQQEFTSCLKETLRGLAKNADNLQSTGLAGDDLVKALEGLGLEEGGEGGGDDGNILPIMQSIMQNLLSKEVLYPSLKEITAKYPEWLEANKPSLSPEDYQRYEQQANIMGEICKHFEREEQGAEDKESSFESIMDLMQKLQDLGQPPKELAGDTPPGFNFDTESLSLPGLPGSGPAEQCSIM from the exons ATGGCGTCGGGAACAGGAGAGCCGTCCGGACACGATGCAGAATTGGACGAATTATTGGACA gtGCGTTGAATGACTTCGATAAGGCATCGGCCCCTCCAGCCTGTGAACCCGCAGcggcctcctcctcagccagcaGTGGTGCAGAGAAG CCCCCTCTGCTTGAAGACTGCAAACTCTTCGAGACTCTCTTCGAGGGGGACATGGCTACCCAGGCCAAGGAGGAGTGGGAGAAGGCCATGACTGAGCTGGCCCAGGAGGAGCCAGAATTGCTGCAGCACTTCAATAAACTGTCAGAGGCTGCAGGCAAAGTTG gCACTGACACCGCCTCCCAACAAgaattcacttcctgtcttaaaGAAACCCTACGTGGCCTGGCCAAAAATGCAGACAATCTGCAG TCCACAGGACTAGCTGGTGATGACCTTGTCAAGGCTCTAGAAGGCCTGGGATTGGAGGAGGGTGGTGAAGGAGGTGGTGATGATGGAAACATCCTGCCCATCATGCAGTCCATCATGCAGAACCTTCTCTCCAAGGAAGTGCTTTATCCATCTCTCAAAGAGATCACTGCTAAG TACCCAGAATGGTTGGAGGCCAACAAGCCAAGCCTTAGCCCAGAGGACTACCAGCGCTACGAGCAGCAGGCCAATATCATGGGAGAGATCTGTAAGCACTTTGAGAGGGAGGAACAGGGGGCTGAGGATAAAGAAAGCTCATTCGAGAGCATCATGGACCTGATGCAAAAG CTGCAAGACCTTGGCCAGCCACCCAAAGAGCTTGCAGGTGATACG CCTCCCGGCTTTAACTTTGACACAGAGTCCCTCAGTCTCCCAGGACTCCCTGGTTCCGGGCCAGCAGAGCAGTGCTCCATCATGTGA
- the ncstn gene encoding nicastrin, whose amino-acid sequence MDLLSSKWIVNLLVCWFLVGVSCNSVEKKIYVHLNYTVPCVRLLNATHQIGCQSSLSGNVGVLHVLESEENLDWVLRSGPNPPYLVILESLLFTRSIMMKLKNGSNRVAGVAVVAPNSNPLEGFSPHTTCPNENTGVYSESYDPAMAHCNMTVWNPLGNGLSYEEFDFPIFSLKDDNETQVIRQCYLDHNRAVNGSTPQYPLCAMQLYSHMSAVTDTATCMRRNDINFSISPEMVCDPLGDYNVWAATRPLNNTAKGHKMWESVVIAAARLDSRSFFFDIAPGAESGVSGFVTLLAAAHALRNATQEAQPNRTILYTFFQGETFDYIGSSRMVFDMQNNQFAVDLDNVHSVLEIGQVGLRADSKLWLHSDPVSRKNSSVNDEVRKLIENLHSAAGGLNVSVEDPSFSQPLPPSSFQRFLRARPIPGIVIEDHQSAYTSRFYESMYDNAEYLNVSYPPNLTPEEQLEFVTDTAKALTEVATMVARALYLQAGGAETQLSSINADPQIVTRLLYGFLIRSNNSWFQQLIPSDLTSHLANRPTNFYVGVTQQSSEPTLLVQHLLANLTGGTINITQENCQNQREDETDKESKHMYSYLWVQGAAPPNSTDREGFCIRSTVRLSKALSPAFDLREYTSKDYSTWTESRWKSIKGRIFLVASHDLEMLTLGVGVGVLLTSLLLTYIISSKADMLFSSGREPTNATY is encoded by the exons ATGGATTTACTGTCGAGCAAATGGATTGTTAATTTGCTAGTTTGTTGGTTTCTCGTCG GTGTCAGCTGTAATTCGGTGGAAAAGAAGATTTATGTGCATCTCAATTACACTGTCCCGTGTGTGCGACTGCTCAATGCAACACATCAGATAGGCTGCCAGT CATCTTTGTCGGGTAATGTGGGGGTGCTCCATGTGCTCGAGTCAGAGGAAAACCTGGACTGGGTCCTGCGCTCCGGTCCTAATCCTCCTTATCTGGTAATCCTGGAGTCCCTGCTCTTCACAAG ATCCATCATGATGAAGTTGAAGAACGGCTCCAACCGGGTGGCTGGAGTTGCTGTCGTGGCGCCAAACTCAAACCCGCTTGAGGGCTTCTCTCCACACACCACCTGTCCCAACGAGAACACAG GTGTGTATTCAGAGAGCTACGATCCAGCCATGGCCCACTGTAATATGACAGTGTGGAACCCTCTGGGAAACGGTTTGTCCTATGAAGAGTTTGACTTCCCCATCTTCTCTCTGAAAGACGACAATGAGACTCAGGTCATACGGCAG TGTTACCTGGACCACAACCGCGCCGTGAACGGCAGCACTCCTCAATACCCGCTGTGTGCCATGCAGCTGTACTCCCACATGTCTGCCGTCACCGACACGGCCACCTGCATGAGGAGGAATGACATCAACTTCAGCATCAGCCCAG AGATGGTTTGTGACCCACTGGGCGACTATAATGTTTGGGCCGCCACCAGGCCTCTCAACAACACAGCCAAGGGCCACAAGATGTGGGAGAGTGTGGTCATAGCAGCAGCCAGG ctGGACAGCAGGTCTTTTTTCTTTGACATCGCTCCAGGAGCAGAGAGTGGAGTCTCCGGGTTCGTCACTCTGCTGGCGGCCGCTCACGCTCTGCGAAATGCCACCCAGGAGGCCCAACCTAATCGCACCATCCTCTACACCTTCTTTCAGGGG GAAACCTTTGACTACATTGGCAGTTCGAGGATGGTGTTTGATATGCAGAACAATCAGTTTGCCGTGGACCTGGACAATGTTCACTCAGTATTGGAGATTGGACAG GTGGGACTTCGTGCTGACTCCAAGCTGTGGCTTCACTCTGATCCTGTGTCGAGGAAGAACAGCAGTGTCAATGATGAG GTGAGGAAGCTCATTGAAAACTTGCACTCGGCTGCAGGAGGTTTAAACGTCTCAGTGGAAGATCCCAGTTTCTCTCAGCCACTCCCGCCCTCGTCCTTCCAGCGCTTCCTGCGAGCTCGGCCAATCCCCGGCATCGTTATTGAGGATCACCAGTCTGCTTACACCAGCAG GTTCTATGAGAGTATGTACGATAATGCAGAGTACCTGAACGTATCGTACCCACCAAACTTGACGCCTGAGGAGCAACTAGAGTTTGTCACTGACACTGCGAAg GCTCTGACTGAGGTGGCCACCATGGTGGCCCGGGCCCTGTATTTGCAGGCCGGAGGAGCAGAAACCCAGCTGAGCAGCATTAACGCAGACCCACAGATA GTGACCCGCCTGCTGTACGGCTTCCTTATTCGCTCAAATAACTCCTGGTTCCAGCAGCTTATCCCCTCTGACCTCACGAGCCATCTGG ctaaCAGGCCAACAAACTTCTATGTCGGCGTGACCCAGCAGTCCAGTGAGCCGACCCTTCTGGTCCAGCACTTGCTGGCTAACCTGACTGGTGGCACCATCAACATCACTCAGGAAAACTGCCAGAaccagagagaggatgagacagacaaagagagcaaACAC ATGTACTCCTACCTGTGGGTTCAAGGCGCGGCGCCTCCCAACAGCACAGATCGGGAGGGTTTCTGCATACGCTCCACAGTCCGTCTCTCCAAAGCCTTGTCCCCGGCCTTCGACCTGCGGGAGTACACCTCCAAAGATTACTCAACGTGGACGGAGTCCAGGTGGAAGAGCATCAAAGGACGCATATTCCTGGTGGCCAGTCACGACCTGGAG
- the copa gene encoding coatomer subunit alpha: MLTKFETKSARVKGLSFHPKRPWVLASLHNGVIQLWDYRMCTLIDKFDEHDGPVRGIDFHKQQPLFVSGGDDYKIKVWNYKLRRCLFTLLGHLDYIRTTFFHHEYPWILSASDDQTIRIWNWQSRTCVCVLTGHNHYVMCAQFHPSEDLVVSASLDQTVRVWDISGLRKKNLSPGAVETEVRGISGVDLFGASDAVVKHVLEGHDRGVNWAAFHPSMPLIVSGADDRQVKIWRMNESKAWELDTCRGHYNNVSCAVFHPRQELILSNSEDKSIRVWDMSKRTGVQTFRRDHDRFWVLGAHPNLNLFAAGHDSGMIVFKLERERPAYAVHGNMLYYVKDRFLRQLDFNSSKDTAVMQLRSGSKFPVFSMSYNPAENAVLLCTRATNLENSTYDLYSIPKESDSQNPDAPEGKRSSGLTAVWVARNRFAVLDRMHSLLIKNLKNEIVKKVQVPSCEEIFYAGTGSLLLRDADGVTLFDVQQKRSLATVKISKVKYVVWSSDTSHVALLAKHAIMICNRKLESLCNIHENIRVKSGAWDESGVFIYTTSNHIKYALTSGDHGIIRTLDLPIYVTRVRGNSVYCLDRECRPRVLTIDPTEYRFKLALVNRKYDEVLHMVRNAKLVGQSIIAYLQKKGYPEVALHFVKDEKTRFSLALECGNIEVALEAAKALDERSCWERLGEAALLQGHHQVVEMCYQRTKNFDKLTFLYLITGNLAKLRKMMKIAEIRKDMSGHYQAALYLGDVSERVRILKNCGQKSLAYLTAATHGLDEEAEALKETFDPEKETVPEVDPNAQLLQPSPPINPLDTNWPLLTVSKGFFEGAIAAKGKAGQMAADLDMDAPGGEGWGDDAELQLDEDGFMDAQEGLGDEGLVKEEGGGWEVEEDLDLPPELDMPAGGGGGAEDGFFVPPTKGMSPTQMWCNNSQLPVDHILAGSFETAMRLLHDQVGVVSFSPYKSLFMQTLSRGRTCYLGLPSLPCLRSHPQRNWKDCGAKQGLPAVGLRLSDLITRLQQCYQLTTAGRFEEAVERFRAILLSVPLLVVDNKQEIAEAQQLITICREYIVGLTMETERKKLPKDTLEEQKRLCEMAAYFTHCNLQPVHMVLVLRTALNLFFKLRNFKTAAGFARRLLELGPNPNVAQQTRKILAACEKTLTDAHQLNYDPHNPFDLCAASFVPLYRGRPVEKCPLSGACYCPTYKGQICRVTQVTEIGKDVIGLRVSPLQFR; encoded by the exons ATGTTGACAAAATTTGAAACGAAGTCGGCCCGTGTCAAAG GCCTAAGTTTCCATCCCAAGAGGCCATGGGTTCTTGCAAGTTTGCACAACGGAGTCATCCAGCTGTGGGACTATCGGATGTGCACTCTGATTGACAAGTTTGACGAGCACGATG GCCCCGTCAGAGGAATTGAtttccacaaacagcagcctctctttgtgtctggAGGTGATGACTACAAAATTAAG GTGTGGAACTACAAGCTGAGGCGCTGCCTCTTCACTCTCCTTGGACACCTTGACTACATCAGAACCACCTTCTTCCACCAC GAGTACCCCTGGATTCTGAGTGCCTCAGATGACCAGACCATTCGCATCTGGAACTGGCAGTCCAGGACCTGCGTCTG TGTGCTGACTGGCCATAATCACTATGTGATGTGCGCCCAGTTCCATCCATCTGAGGACCTGGTGGTGTCTGCCAGTCTGGACCAGACCGTGCGAGTGTGGGATATTTCTG GTCTGAGGAAGAAGAACCTGTCTCCAGGCGCTGTGGAGACGGAGGTGCGAGGCATCTCTGGTGTTGACTTGTTCGGTGCCTCGGATGCTGTTGTCAAGCATGTCCTTGAG GGTCATGACCGGGGAGTCAACTGGGCTGCCTTCCACCCCAGCATGCCTCTCATTGTGTCTGGAGCTGACGACAGGCAGGTCAAGATCTGGAGAATGAATG aatCCAAGGCATGGGAGCTGGATACGTGCCGCGGTCACTACAACAACGTGTCCTGTGCCGTCTTCCACCCACGCCAGGAGCTCATCCTGTCCAACTCTGAGGACAAGAGCATCCGGGTGTGGGATATGTCCAAAAGGACTGGTGTGCAGACTTTCCGTCGGGACCACGATCGCTTCTGGGTGCTGGGTGCTCACCCAAACCTCAACCTGTTTGCTGCTG GTCATGACAGCGGCATGATTGTGTTCAAGCTGGAGCGTGAGCGTCCGGCATACGCTGTGCACGGCAACATGCTCTACTACGTCAAAGACCGTTTCCTCCGCCAGCTGGACTTCAACAGCAGCAAGGACACTGCTGTCATGCAGCTACGCAG TGGATCTAAGTTCCCGGTCTTCAGCATGTCTTACAACCCTGCTGAGAACGCTGTCCTGCTCTGCACT AGGGCGACCAACCTGGAGAACAGCACCTATGACCTGTACTCTATTCCCAAAGAAAGTGACTCTCAGAACCCTGATG cACCGGAGGGGAAGAGGTCCTCTGGTCTGACTGCAGTCTGGGTGGCCAGGAACAGATTTGCCGTCCTGGACCGTATGCACTCT TTGCTGATTAAGAACCTGAAGAATGAAATTGTGAAGAAAGTTCAGGTGCCGAGCTGCGAGGAAATCTTCTACGCCGGGACAGGCTCGCTGCTGCTGCGCGATGCCGATGGCGTCACGCTGTTCGACGTGCAGCAGAAACGCTCTCTGGCCACTGTTAAGATCTCCAAGGTCAAGTACGTGGTGTGGAGTTCTGACACCAGCCACGTGGCTCTGCTGGCTAAACACG CGATCATGATCTGCAACCGGAAACTGGAGAGTCTGTGCAACATCCACGAGAACATCAGAGTGAAGAGTGGAGCCTGGGACGAGAGTGGAGTCTTCATCTACACCACCTCCAACCACATCAAATACGCCCTCACCTCTGG TGATCATGGCATCATCAGGACCCTGGACCTGCCCATCTATGTGACCCGTGTGAGAGGAAACAGTGTTTACTGTCTGGACAGGGAGTGCAGGCCACGCGTCCTCACCATCGACCCCACAGAGTACCGCTTCAAGCTGGCCCTGGTCAACCGCAAATACGACGAG GTGCTCCACATGGTGCGTAATGCCAAGCTGGTGGGCCAGTCCATCATTGCCTACCTGCAGAAGAAGGGCTACCCTGAGGTAGCGCTGCACTTTGTCAAAGATGAGAAGACACGCTTTAGTCTGGCTCTGGAATGTGGAAACATCgag GTGGCTCTGGAGGCCGCCAAGGCCCTGGATGAGCGCAGCTGCTGGGAGCGTCTGGGTgaagcagcactgctgcaggGTCACCACCAGGTTGTAGAGATGTGCTACCAGAGGACCAAGAACTTTGACAAGCTCACTTTCCTCTACCTTATCACCGGCAACCTGGCAAAGCTGCGCAAGATGATGAAGATCG CTGAGATCAGGAAGGACATGAGTGGCCACTACCAGGCAGCTCTCTACCTGGGAGATGTCAGTGAGAGGGTCCGCATCCTAAAGAACTGTGGACAGA AGTCTCTGGCTTACCTGACTGCAGCCACTCATGGACTGGATGAGGAAGCCGAGGCGCTAAAGGAGACCTTTGACCCAGAAAAGGAGACG GTGCCAGAGGTTGATCCCAatgcacagctgctgcagccctcTCCACCCATCAACCCTCTGGACACAAACTGGCCTCTGCTCACTGTATCAAAGGGCTTCTTTGAGGGAGCCATTGCAGCAAAGG gAAAGGCAGGTCAGATGGCTGCCGACCTCGACATGGATGCCCCAGGAGGCGAGGGCTGGGGAGACGATGCTGAGCTTCAGCTGGATGAAG aTGGTTTCATGGATGCCCAGGAAGGATTAGGGGATGAAGGACTGGTGAAAGAAGAGGGCGGAGgctgggaggtggaggaagaccTGGACCTTCCTCCAGAGCTG GACATGcctgctggtggaggtggaggagctgaagacgGCTTCTTTGTCCCACCAACCAAGGGGATGAGTCCTACACAGATGTGGTGCAACAACTCCCAGCTGCCAGTGGACCACATCCTGGCTGGCTCTTTCGAAACTGCTATGAGA TTGCTCCACGACCAGGTGGGAGTTGTGAGCTTCAGCCCCTACAAATCGCTGTTCATGCAGACACTGTCCAGAGGCCGCACCTGTTACCTGGGGCTGCCTTCCCTGCCGTGCCTGCGCAGTCATCCCCAGAGAAACTGGAAG GACTGTGGGGCGAAGCAAGGACTGCCTGCCGTGGGCCTGCGCCTCTCTGACCTGATCACCCGCCTGCAGCAGTGCTACCAGCTGACCACAGCTGGCCGCTTTGAGGAAGCTGTCGAGCGCTTCAGAGCCATCCTGCTGTCTGTTCCTCTGCTGGTGGTTGATAACAAGCAGGAGATTGCAGAG gctcaGCAGCTGATCACAATTTGCAGAGAGTACATAGTGGGTCTAaccatggagacagagaggaagaagttgCCTAAAGACACATTGGAAGAGCAGAAGAGGCTGTGTGAG ATGGCTGCTTATTTCACCCACTGTAATCTCCAGCCAGTCCACATGGTGCTGGTGTTGCGCACAGCTCTGAACCTCTTCTTCAAACTGCGCAACTTCAAGACAGCTGCCGGCTTTGCACGACGCCTGCTCGAGCTGGGTCCCAATCCAAATGTTGCACAGCAG ACCCGCAAGATTTTGGCAGCCTGCGAGAAGACCCTGACAGATGCCCACCAGTTGAACTACGACCCCCACAACCCATTCGACCTGTGCGCTGCCTCCTTCGTCCCTCTGTACCGTGGACGTCCTGTTGAGAAGTGCCCTCTGTCTGGGGCCTGCTACTGCCCTACGTACAAAGGCCAGATCTGCAGGGTCACACAG GTGACTGAGATCGGTAAGGATGTGATTGGTCTGCGCGTGAGTCCACTTCAGTTCCGTTAA